In Candidatus Desulfatibia profunda, the DNA window GGGTTGCAGGCGCCTTGGCCTTTTCCTGTCTTTGGACCTTGACCTTTAGGCCCGGTTCCATCACCTTTTGGCATAGTTATCACCTCCTTAGTTTTTTGTTTGCACCCGAATCATGCAAAATTCATGTGTCAATATTGTGTTGTAAATCAAAATCCCCGGCGCCCCCTTCTCCTGCGGTGTCGGCGTTCCCCCCGCATTTCAAAGGTTCCGCCCTCAATTCCGAGAGCCTTGCCGGTAACCAATGCTTCGGCAACGGTTGCGCGGGCTTGTCCTAAAATCCGGCCGTAGGTCTGGCGTGAAACCTCCATTATTTGGGCAGCCATTTCCTGGTCAAGGCGATCGAAATCGCTTAGCCTTAGCGCTTCAAGTCCTTCCACCGAAAGAACAACCTTGCCTGTTTGAAACACACCTTCCGGCACAAAAGCGGTAATCGTCGGATATCCTGATACAAATCTCGGCTTTTTCGGCCTCGGCATTTTACGAATTCCTTTTATATAATGATCAATTGACCATAATATAAATGCTGCTATGCTTCGTGTCAAGCATTTTATTGAGCATATGACCATTATGTTGGTTCGGCTTCCCGCGGACGAAATTTAATCGTAGCAGTGCGGGATGAAAGGTTGTTCGATTTGTAAATCCATCAAGAAAGGATATGCAACCTATGCACATTTGCAACCCATGCAATACCTGTTATTGCAATAACGCAGCGACAGGGGCTGCAAAGAACCTTGCACAAGCCACCCTTCCTTTTCAACAATTTCGCTACAATTCAGCAAGTTATAATCATTTCATCGTTTATTTCACAACATGGCATAGAAAATGCGGTGTATCCTTACTTAAGTATTTCAGGGATGAATACGAGGCCCATGTTAAAGAAAAGCGATGTCCGGCCGGAGTATGATGCTGTTAGAAGGGTATCTCC includes these proteins:
- a CDS encoding DUF134 domain-containing protein; amino-acid sequence: MPRPKKPRFVSGYPTITAFVPEGVFQTGKVVLSVEGLEALRLSDFDRLDQEMAAQIMEVSRQTYGRILGQARATVAEALVTGKALGIEGGTFEMRGERRHRRRRGRRGF